The genomic window TTGGAACATTTCAAGGAGTCAAAATGAACAGGACAATACAGGAGTTTGTCTACATGTACCATTTCAAATAAAGCCATCATGCGTAGCTCATATAGAAAAGATACAAAAAAATGTTCATTCATTAAGATGATGCCTACAAAGGCTACATATGGATCAGGACCCTACATGACAAGTTTAGCTGGAGCATTGAAAGGTGAATAATTTAAAGATGTGTTGAACAAGGTTTAAAACAATGGTTGTTTAATTAATGCTATACTTGCTATTATTAACGTACTGCAATACCCCCAGGGCAAATCAACTGTTCATCTTATGTTTATAGTTTGAATCTCCATAgcaatttaaaaatatgttattctataacattttattttataatttgaaTCTCTATGGCAAATCAACAATAAACTATCACTCAccctattttttcatatttctggtATTATGGATAAAACAGTCATCATAATAGCTATTATTTTGTTCCCAAAAATGTCAAATAAAAGAGTGAGAACAGCTGTGATTTCCACTATAACAGTCAGTAACAGTAATCTAGGACATCCATTGCAACAGGATAACAGTTTCTTAAACCTTGGCGAAACAAGAAAAGGACAACCTATAAATATCAATAATTCAATGAATGAGGACAAAAAAGAAGTGGACTTGGTGAGCATAACTGAATTGAACCAATCTCAATTATTGAGAAACATTATTTAGATGTGATTATACGACTGCGACATCATGCTCTCACCAACTGCAATACTGCACACCCTTTCATGTAttatcaaaaaaacaaaaatccatCTCCACCAATTTCCAAAAACAGGAGGCAATTCATGATACATGGAAAAACCATGTGTATCGTTCCAAATGAAGATCCCTCAAATGGACTCATTAGAtatatcaaacaaaaaaaaaaattccaacccATTTATAAGAAATGAGAACTATCAAGGAAACCTGGAAACGCATTCAAAAATATCTGAACTATATCGAGATGCGATTATACATATCTAAAACACTGAAAAGGAAccaaaaacagaaaagaaagaTCTTCCAACCCCCTCTCCCGGGGCGCCAATCTAGATATAATTATTACCtctatcatttaaaaaaaaaaccctacagATCTTCAAATAAAGATTACATTCCAATATAACTTAACGTAAGACCAAGATCATCGATATCAACAGGAAATTAAAACGTGAAGATATCAATCAAATCAatagcagcaaaaccaaaatTTTACCAAAATTTCAAGACAACGAAAACGGATGCCATCGAAATCTCACCGGTGATCTCCTTGGGGGACGAAACCGCAGGGGAAGGGGGAGCGGGGCAAAGGATCGCCCTCCCCAACCCCGATAGATTCGACACGATCCAGACGACATAGAACATCACAATCAGCCCGATCACCCAAGGCATTAGAATGAACCCGATCACGAAGGTCACCGAGCCGCATAGCATGAGCGCGAGCGACGCCCCGAGTAGGAGCGAGGCGAAGCCCACCGGGGAGACCTGAGACCGCCTCGCGGCGCCGGATCTCGCCGCCACCTCCGCCTGCGGGGGCCGCGGGGACGGTGGCGCCGC from Phoenix dactylifera cultivar Barhee BC4 unplaced genomic scaffold, palm_55x_up_171113_PBpolish2nd_filt_p 000277F, whole genome shotgun sequence includes these protein-coding regions:
- the LOC103719123 gene encoding uncharacterized protein LOC103719123; this encodes MRGQDQTSRLFYELCALLLTILRSPHLAIPRSDAPQAAAPPSPRPPQAEVAARSGAARRSQVSPVGFASLLLGASLALMLCGSVTFVIGFILMPWVIGLIVMFYVVWIVSNLSGLGRAILCPAPPSPAVSSPKEITGQLFSKFPII